The following is a genomic window from bacterium.
TACCTTCACCTCGCTATTGTTGAACATCCCCGCTACGAGATGGCCGTCAACCCGAAGTTTTACAATTCGAGTAACTTGCAATCACAAAAGCCCTCACTTACGCTTAAAGAGAGTATCGCTGTAAAAGGAGTTGGTATGTTTAGATTGTTCAGGACGAAATCTGAGGAAGTCAAAGAAAATTCCTCGGAAATGGAAATCGAAGTCGACGGTGAAAAGGTTGCGCTGAACGAATTAGTTCAAGCGTACAAACAAGCCAAGGCTCAGCCGGTAGACGTTGAGCATGTGGTTATGCAGGAAGACGACGAAGAGAAGATGAACGCCGAAGTCGATGCTTTGTTGGCTGAAGTCGAGAAAGAAGAAGAAGCTGCTCCCGCTATCGAAATCGAAGTAGAAGCACCTGAGAAGGAAGAAGAGAAAGAAGTTCTCGATCAACTTTGTAAAGTTGAAGATAATGAGAAAGAAGAGGAAAAAGAAGAAAAAGAACAAATGAAGGACGAAGAAGAGAAGATGAACTCTCTCAGCTTTGCAGATGGCCTGAAGCAGACCAATGAACGCTTCAACGCTCTCAAGCAAGCAAGCTTCAAATCAATCATGGACAACGGTGCAAGCGGCTATCAAACAATTCACGAACGCGCTGCATTGGGTCGCTCACGTTATGGAACCAAGAAATAAATAAAAGGAGATATTAGTCATGGCATTGAATCAGAACCAATTCGCTCTCGAAACACTCAAAGGCTCAAAGATTGCCGGTGAAGTCAGCAACGTCATGAGCGTGCAGTTTTATTCTGCAACGGCTTCGGATGTTCTCGTTCCTGGTGAGTTCGTCGTATTGTCTAGCGCAACTCCGGCGGGAGAAATGCCCTACGTCGCAGTTGGTGCGGACGAAACAGCTGCACACTTCGGTGTTGTTTTGACTAACCCAATCGTCGAATCATTCGCAGTGGGAGAGAAACTCGAAATCGGCATCCTCGGCTCAGTCGTGGTGTGCGAAGCTGATGGTGCATTGAGCGTCGGAGCTGAGCTCGCTTATGACCCTGCCGCTAAGAAAGTGACCGCGCTCGCCGCTGGTGAGAAGTTGGTTGGACTCGCTCTTAGCAAAGCTGCTGCTGATGGTGACCTTATCCGCGTGTTGGTCAAAGCCTAAATCTAAATAAAAAGGAGTTTAAAAAAT
Proteins encoded in this region:
- a CDS encoding DUF2190 family protein, which codes for MALNQNQFALETLKGSKIAGEVSNVMSVQFYSATASDVLVPGEFVVLSSATPAGEMPYVAVGADETAAHFGVVLTNPIVESFAVGEKLEIGILGSVVVCEADGALSVGAELAYDPAAKKVTALAAGEKLVGLALSKAAADGDLIRVLVKA